From Camelina sativa cultivar DH55 chromosome 20, Cs, whole genome shotgun sequence, the proteins below share one genomic window:
- the LOC104771475 gene encoding probable WRKY transcription factor 49, with product MAEEELSEWTRTYDNNAVEDLFVNDPSLFFLPQEQHHRLMPNEDSITNTFYSLPVNSGPRIQDMANALAVVEPQTHPVQEISITTALSKADRYTLKVKSYTNGMCDDGYKWRKYGQKTIKNSPNPRSYYKCTNPICNAKKQVERSIDESNTYIITYEGFHFHYAYPFFPPVKTHRPNKKARTLKHDAQEKLINKPSQTQEESKKAHLIEHAYQNHSAYRSQEYTPLNLENELFLPVDHCRRHQGLLEDVVAPAKVTTPARDSVLAASWSSLSTYTSSSGSSSRTCSPPLSPSSLCWSPNVNIGFSDEILDLIGYYNF from the exons ATGGCAGAGGAAGAACTTTCTGAGTGGACAAGAACGTATGACAACAACGCTGTTGAAGACCTTTTCGTTAATGAcccatctctcttctttctgcCTCAAGAACAACATCATAGACTCATGCCAAATGAAGATTCCATCACCAACACGTTCTACTCATTACCAGTTAACTCCGGTCCACGAATCCAAGATATGGCAAACGCTCTGGCTGTGGTTGAACCCCAGACCCATCCAGTCCAAGAAATCTCAATAACAAC TGCTTTGAGCAAAGCGGATAGGTACACTTTAAAGGTCAAGAGCTATACTAATGGAATGTGTGATGATGGATACAAATGGAGAAAGTATGGCCAGAAAACCATCAAAAATAGCCCTAACCCAAG GAGTTATTACAAGTGCACAAACCCAATATGCAATGCAAAGAAGCAAGTGGAAAGATCAATTGATGAGTCTAACACATATATTATCACCTACGAAGGTTTCCACTTCCACTACGCATACCCTTTCTTCCCACCTGTTAAGACACATAGGCCTAATAAAAAAGCGAGAACACTTAAACATGATGCTCAAgaaaaactaattaacaaacCATCTCAAACCcaagaagaaagtaaaaaagcCCATTTAATTGAGCATGCCTACCAAAATCATTCAGCCTATAGATCCCAAGAATACACACCGTTAAATCTCGAAAATGAGTTATTTTTACCGGTTGATCACTGTCGGCGGCACCAAGGGCTTTTAGAAGATGTGGTGGCTCCGGCAAAAGTAACTACCCCGGCCAGGGACAGTGTTTTGGCAGCTTCTTGGTCTTCATTGTCGACGTATACTTCCTCCTCGGGCTCTTCGTCTCGAACTTGTTCCCCACCTCTTTCTCCATCGTCCTTATGCTGGTCTCCCAATGTTAACATCGGATTTAGTGATGAAATTCTTGACTTAATCggatattataatttttaa